Within Nocardia terpenica, the genomic segment GGTGGTGGCCACGAATCGCGGCCACGATCGGTGGGGTGACTTCGACTGTGGTGGAACGGGCCGCGGTGCCGGTGGCGGCATCGGCGGTCGGGCGCGGGTACGGGCGGCGAGTGTCGCTGGTGGTGTTGCTGGCGGGGACGGCGGTGCTGTACCTGTGGGATCTCGGGGCCGCGGGGTGGGCCAATCAGTTCTATGCGGCGGCCGTGCAGGCGGGGTCGGTGAGCTGGAAGGCGATGCTGTTCGGGTCCAGCGACGGGGCCAATGCGATCACCGTGGACAAGACGCCCGGGGCGCTGTGGGTGATGGATCTGTCGGCGCGGCTGTTCGGATTCAATGCCTGGAGTCTGCTGGTGCCGCAGGCGCTGGCGGGTGTGGCGGCGGTCGGGGTGCTGTACGCGGCGGTGCGACGGGTCGCGGGGCACGGTGCGGGGCTGTTGGCGGGGGCGGCGCTGGCGCTGACTCCGGTGGCGGCGTTGATGTTTCGCTACAACAATCCGGACGCGCTGCTGGTGCTGCTGCTGACCGCGGCGGCCTACTGCGTGCTGCGGGCGATCGAGAAGGATTGCGCGGCATGGTGGTTGCCGCTCGCCGGGGCGGCGGTGGGCTTCGCCTTCCTGGCCAAGATGATGCAGGCGTTCCTGGTGCTGCCCGCCTTCGTCGTGGTGTATCTGCTTGCGGCGCATGGGCCGTGGCGCACCCGGATCGTGCGGTCGGTGGTCGCGGTCGGGGCGCTGGTGGTGTCGGCGGGGTGGTATCTGGCGCTGGTGGCGCTGTGGCCCGCGGATGCGCGGCCCTATATCGGTGGGTCGCAGCACAATAGCGTCCTCGAATTGGCCCTGGGCTACAACGGTGTGGGGCGGCTCACCGGCAATGAGACCGGCGGTCTGGGCAATACGAACTTCGACGCCGGGTGGGACCGGCTGTTCGGTGACCAGATGGGCGGCCAGATCGCCTGGCTGCTCCCGGCGGCGGTGATCCTGGCCGCGGCGGGTCTGTGGGTCCTGCGCCGCGCTCCGCGCACCGACGCCGTGCGGGCGGCGCTGCTGCTGTGGCTGGGCTGGCTGCTGGTGACCGGGGTGGTGTTCAGCTTCGCCGGGGGCATTGTGCACCCGTATTACACGGTGGCGCTGGCTCCGGCGATCGGCGGCGCGGTCGGCATCGGCGCGGCCCTGATGTGGCGGCGGCGCAACGACATTCGCGCGTCGGCGGTACTGGCGGGCACGCTCGCGATAACCGTTGCCCTGGCGTGGGTGCTGCTGCGCCGCACGCCGGACTGGACTCCGTGGCTGGCCCCGGCCGTTGTGGTCGTCGGTGTGGTGGCGACCGTCCTGCTCCTGATTATCGGCCGACTCCCCGAGGTCCTCGCCGCCGCGGCCACCGCCCTGGCCCTGACCGCGGCGCTCGCCGGACCGACCGCCTACTCGTTGGTCACCGTATCGTCCACCCACGGCGGCGCGATCCCCTCCGCCGGTCCGCCCGGCTCCGGTTTCCCCGGCCACTTCCGTCCGGGCAATGGAATGCACGGCCGCCCAGGGGCTCCCGGCGGCAGGCACCCGGGCATTGGCAACGGATGGAATGCGGCGGCCTTTGCGGCGATGCTCGGTGCCGGTAAGGCGGGACCGAATGTTGTTGCGGCGCTGGAGAACAATGCGAGCGGCTACACCTGGGTCGCGGCGACGGTCGGGTCCAACAATGCGGCGACCTATCAGCTGGCGACCCGGGAGCCGGTGCTGGCGGTCGGCGGTTACAACGGCACCGATCCGTCGCCGACGCTCGAGCAGTTCGAAGCGGCTGTGGCGCAACACAAGATCCACTACTTCATCGACAGTCCCATGATGGGTGCGCGGCGGGGTACCTCGTCCGGCGGAAGTCGGGCGGCCGCCGAGATTTCGGCGTGGGTGCGGGCGAACTTCGTGGCGCGCACCGTGGATGGGGTTACCGTGTACGACCTGACGGGTACCGGATAGTGTGCGACCCTGACGGGACTCGAACCCGCGACCTCCGCCGTGACAGGGCGGCGCGCTAACCAACTGCGCCACAGGGCCTTGAAGAGAAGTGGAGCGGATGACGGGATTCGAACCCGCGACCCTCACCTTGGCAAGGTGATGCGCTACCAGCTGCGCTACATCCGCGTTTCCGCCTTCCGGCGGCGAGAGAAAACAATAGCCGATGGGCGCGGGAATGACGAATCGCCTGGTCAGGGTGTCTAGGACCGGACCCGGCCCGCGGTCTGCAGCCCGACCACCCGCGCCAGCCGCCGATGCGATTCCAGCCGTGCGGACCGGTCGTAGGTGCTGGTGTGCACGAGGATCTCGTCCGCGCCGGTGCGGGCGATCAGGCGCTCCAGATCGTCGGCGACGCCGTCCTCGGTGCCGTGGATGTGCCCGAGCATCGCCTCCTCGAAGTGGCGGCGCTCCCGCTCGGTCATGGTGGCGGGGTCGGCGGCCTCCGGCGGCATCAGGACCGGGAACTCGCCGCGGGTGCGCGACCAGGCCGCCGACCACGCCTCCGGGATCAGCAGCCGCCGCGCCTGCTCGACCGTGTCGGCGATGACGACCGACGAAGAGACCATCACATACGGTGACCGCCCGCCCGCGCCGGGCCGGAAGTCGGTGCGGTACTGCTCGATCGCCGCCACCATGGCGTCCTCGCCGTGCGCGGCGGCGATCACCAGCGGCAGGCCGAAGCGGGCCGCCCGGTCCGCGCCGGACCCGATCGCCAGCAGGAACGCGGGCACCCGCAGACCCTCCGCGGGCCAGGCGTGCACCCCGTCGCGGCCGCGGGCGAAATAGTCGAGCAGCTCGGTGAGCTGCCGATCGAAATCGTCGGCGTCGGAACGATCGTGGCCGAGGGCGCGCCGCACCCCGCCGGTGAAACCCACCGACCGGCCCAGCCCCATATCGATCCGGCCCGGGAACAGCGACTCCAGCACCCCGAACTGCTCGGCGACCACGAGCGGCCGATGGTTGGGCAGCATCACCCCGCCGGTGCCCACCCGGATCCGCTCGGTCGCCGCGGCGACCGCGGCCGCCAGCACCGTCGGCGCCGAGCCCGCGACCCCGGGCACGCTGTGATGCTCGGACACCCAGAACCGGTGGAAACCCCACTGATCGGCGAGCCGGGCGAATTCGACGGTGTCCCGCAGTGCCGCCGGATGGCTCTGCCCCTGCCGGACGCGGGAGCGGTCCAGGATGGAGAACCGGACGGAATACAACGAACCCATGCCCATGACAACGCCTGCCGCCCGCACAGATTCCGCATCATTGAGCAGGACTCAACGCCGGTTACCGGAATGGCCCTTGTTCCGTGAGGCATTCAGAGCGACGATTCACTTGGCAACAGCGTGGGCGACGTTGGGGGAGGGCCGATGATCATGCTGTCCGCGGTGCTATCGATGACGCTGATCGCCGCGGTGGGGGTGGCGTGCTGGTGGCTGCTGCACACCGTCGAATCGTTGGATCGATACGACCTGCCCCATCGCGCCCGGCGGTTGCCGTTGGATCATTCCGACGGCCCGCTCAGGAGGGACTTGGCCCCGGGGATACGGCATACCTGTGCCCCTTCGCCGCGATCCGAC encodes:
- a CDS encoding LLM class flavin-dependent oxidoreductase, whose amino-acid sequence is MGMGSLYSVRFSILDRSRVRQGQSHPAALRDTVEFARLADQWGFHRFWVSEHHSVPGVAGSAPTVLAAAVAAATERIRVGTGGVMLPNHRPLVVAEQFGVLESLFPGRIDMGLGRSVGFTGGVRRALGHDRSDADDFDRQLTELLDYFARGRDGVHAWPAEGLRVPAFLLAIGSGADRAARFGLPLVIAAAHGEDAMVAAIEQYRTDFRPGAGGRSPYVMVSSSVVIADTVEQARRLLIPEAWSAAWSRTRGEFPVLMPPEAADPATMTERERRHFEEAMLGHIHGTEDGVADDLERLIARTGADEILVHTSTYDRSARLESHRRLARVVGLQTAGRVRS
- a CDS encoding ArnT family glycosyltransferase — its product is MPVAASAVGRGYGRRVSLVVLLAGTAVLYLWDLGAAGWANQFYAAAVQAGSVSWKAMLFGSSDGANAITVDKTPGALWVMDLSARLFGFNAWSLLVPQALAGVAAVGVLYAAVRRVAGHGAGLLAGAALALTPVAALMFRYNNPDALLVLLLTAAAYCVLRAIEKDCAAWWLPLAGAAVGFAFLAKMMQAFLVLPAFVVVYLLAAHGPWRTRIVRSVVAVGALVVSAGWYLALVALWPADARPYIGGSQHNSVLELALGYNGVGRLTGNETGGLGNTNFDAGWDRLFGDQMGGQIAWLLPAAVILAAAGLWVLRRAPRTDAVRAALLLWLGWLLVTGVVFSFAGGIVHPYYTVALAPAIGGAVGIGAALMWRRRNDIRASAVLAGTLAITVALAWVLLRRTPDWTPWLAPAVVVVGVVATVLLLIIGRLPEVLAAAATALALTAALAGPTAYSLVTVSSTHGGAIPSAGPPGSGFPGHFRPGNGMHGRPGAPGGRHPGIGNGWNAAAFAAMLGAGKAGPNVVAALENNASGYTWVAATVGSNNAATYQLATREPVLAVGGYNGTDPSPTLEQFEAAVAQHKIHYFIDSPMMGARRGTSSGGSRAAAEISAWVRANFVARTVDGVTVYDLTGTG